In Mus musculus strain C57BL/6J chromosome 1, GRCm38.p6 C57BL/6J, a single genomic region encodes these proteins:
- the Lyg1 gene encoding lysozyme g-like protein 1 precursor, translating into MSPLWLLLGLLALTGSSESSSWGCYGNIRTLDTPGASCRIGRRYGLTYCGVRASERLAEVDRPYLLRHQPTMRLVGQKYCMDPAVIAGVLSRESPGGNYVVDLGNIGSGLGMVKETKFYPPTAWKSETWVSQKTQTLTSSIKEIKTRFPTWTADQHLRGGLCAYSKGPNFVRSNQDLNCDFCNDVLARAKYFKDHGF; encoded by the exons ATGTCTCCACTGTGGCTGCTTCTAGGCCTCCTGGCCCTGACTG GCTCCTCTGAAAGCAGCAGTTGGGGATGCTATGGAAACATCCGCACCCTGGACACCCCAGGGGCCTCCTGCAGGATTGGAAGACGCTACGGCCTGACCTATTGCG GAGTCCGTGCCTCTGAACGGCTGGCCGAAGTTGACAGGCCATATCTTCTGAGACATCAACCCACCATGAGACTTGTTGGCCAGAAATACTGTATGGATCCTGCAGTGATCGCTGGTGTCCTGTCAAGAGAGTCTCCAGGAGGCAACTATGTGGTCGACCTGGGCAACATTGGCAGTGGACTTGGGATGGTGAAG GAGACAAAATTCTACCCTCCCACAGCTTGGAAGAGTGAGACCTGGGTTTCCCAGAAAACTCAGACTCTGACATCTAGCATCAAAGAGATCAAGACTAGGTTTCCAACCTGGACCGCCGACCAGCATCTGAGAG GTGGACTCTGTGCCTATAGTAAAGGTCCTAACTTTGTCCGAAGCAACCAGGACCTGAACTGTGATTTCTGCAATGACGTCCTTGCGCGAGCCAAATACTTCAAGGACCATGGCTTCTAG
- the Lyg1 gene encoding lysozyme g-like protein 1 isoform X1: MSPLWLLLGLLALTGSSESSSWGCYGNIRTLDTPGASCRIGRRYGLTYCGVRASERLAEVDRPYLLRHQPTMRLVGQKYCMDPAVIAGVLSRESPGGNYVVDLGNIGSGLGMVKETKFYPPTAWKSETWVSQKTQTLTSSIKEIKTRFPTWTADQHLRATRT, encoded by the exons ATGTCTCCACTGTGGCTGCTTCTAGGCCTCCTGGCCCTGACTG GCTCCTCTGAAAGCAGCAGTTGGGGATGCTATGGAAACATCCGCACCCTGGACACCCCAGGGGCCTCCTGCAGGATTGGAAGACGCTACGGCCTGACCTATTGCG GAGTCCGTGCCTCTGAACGGCTGGCCGAAGTTGACAGGCCATATCTTCTGAGACATCAACCCACCATGAGACTTGTTGGCCAGAAATACTGTATGGATCCTGCAGTGATCGCTGGTGTCCTGTCAAGAGAGTCTCCAGGAGGCAACTATGTGGTCGACCTGGGCAACATTGGCAGTGGACTTGGGATGGTGAAG GAGACAAAATTCTACCCTCCCACAGCTTGGAAGAGTGAGACCTGGGTTTCCCAGAAAACTCAGACTCTGACATCTAGCATCAAAGAGATCAAGACTAGGTTTCCAACCTGGACCGCCGACCAGCATCTGAGAG CAACCAGGACCTGA